The sequence below is a genomic window from Lycium ferocissimum isolate CSIRO_LF1 chromosome 9, AGI_CSIRO_Lferr_CH_V1, whole genome shotgun sequence.
CGTGTTTAGCAAATATTTGGCCGGACCTAATCAATGCGGCTTCCTTTTCGAGGAGGCACCCCTTCTCCCTAAGGGGGCTGTTTTGCCGAGTTTCTAAGAAAAAGTTGTCACGAGCTCTTAGACAGGGGCAGATGGAGCTTTGTGGTACCGGGTTCGGGGCAGATGGAGCTTTGAGGTACCGGGTTCAAATGAACTCAGTATTTTTAACACGGGCataaattatgtaaaaaatcactaaaactacAATAAATAGTATATACGAACTCAGAAAATATAACACGTTCAAAATTAAAAGACTTAAAAGTTAAACCCATAGAACTGAAATCTTGAATCCGCCTCTGCCCTAGATGTTAACAAGTTTGACTTTGACACCATTTCTCATCTTGGCTTTGCAGTGTTTGTCTACCCGGCTGATAAAGACTCGGTTCTTCTTGTAACCAAGGAAGACTATGCCAATTGCAGCACAGCAACTCCAATTGAAAAATATAGTGATGGACACAGTGTTTTCAAGTTTAATCACTCTGGCCCTTTCTACTTCATCAGTGGAGTTCATGACAATTGTGTCAAGAATGAAAAGTTATTCGTAGTGGTCATGGCAGATAGAagcaacaacaatcaaacaatcACATCTCCTTCTCCTTCGCCTTCAATATCAACAATAGAGCTGGTTcctccagctccagcacctttCAGTGAAGAGGCGCCACCGCCTCCACCAACTAGCTCGGTAGAGATGAACCCAACGCCTGCGCCTTCTCAAGaatcttctcctccaaatgGTGCTTCTTCAATTGTCATGAGCTTTGTTGGAACAATTGGAGCCTTTATTGGTTCATCCATTCTTCTAGGACTCTGATGCGTTCAATTTGGTCGATTTGATActtacttaatttttttaatttatttttatgtttcgGTTGATATGCATCTTTGATTCTATTAGTATTTgattttcaatatttttcttaattttcatgatttttccacCTTGTTCCCAGCGGATATAGCTGGGAAAAGGGATGTCATCACTACTAGTTGGACCAAGATGATATATATTGATAATGATTTGTAAAATTCATCTAGTCACTTGACACACATGTAAAACATGTATGCTAAAAGAAAGGATGAAATAAACTGCTAATTTATATATGCCGTAAAATtttggcataatacataaatagaatCTCCTTAA
It includes:
- the LOC132029399 gene encoding early nodulin-like protein 9, which translates into the protein MAQTSLRWNRKGIRILGLLSLLLLIQNGNAYEFKVGNSGDWSVPLDANANDYNQWAERSRFQVGDTLLFVYPADKDSVLLVTKEDYANCSTATPIEKYSDGHSVFKFNHSGPFYFISGVHDNCVKNEKLFVVVMADRSNNNQTITSPSPSPSISTIELVPPAPAPFSEEAPPPPPTSSVEMNPTPAPSQESSPPNGASSIVMSFVGTIGAFIGSSILLGL